In a single window of the Trypanosoma brucei brucei TREU927 chromosome 6, complete sequence genome:
- a CDS encoding chaperone protein DNAJ, putative, with product MQKNQTAYYRTLGVNREATQEEISKAYRTLAMKLHPDRPGGSMEKFQLLQRAYEVLGNEFSRSNYDAELQRRKSKRIGFKRPPDLDGVLMPVYYKLANGDLYTFETAVSQMGCTFRHGDIISFGEKMGCFVGLAGDDFYYWRREGSNHATKLCQRGSFGVGSVNLVMRANLQSYNISQLRTLADAPLGRYRPTSPGPTTKAATPKAADCSTTRTNKWATTTPRKGDLRSECELARLAITRQVEQRRFEKNVRALLKKEREARECIDEVCKATMEDCRVEFEEALKQKIVTAKTRRS from the coding sequence ATGCAAAAAAATCAGACTGCATATTATCGTACACTCGGTGTCAACCGGGAGGCTACTCAAGAAGAAATAAGTAAAGCATATCGAACGCTTGCTATGAAATTACACCCTGACAGACCAGGCGGAAGCATGGAAAAGTTTCAGCTGCTTCAAAGAGCATACGAAGTGCTGGGTAACGAATTCTCTCGATCCAACTACGATGCGGAGCTCCAAAgacgaaaaagtaaaaggatTGGGTTTAAGCGCCCTCCGGATTTGGATGGTGTGCTCATGCCGGTGTACTACAAACTTGCTAATGGCGACTTGTACACATTTGAGACGGCAGTAAGTCAAATGGGCTGTACATTCAGGCATGGCGATATTATTTCATTTGGCGAGAAAATGGGCTGCTTCGTGGGGCTCGCAGGGGATGACTTTTATTATTGGCGCCGAGAGGGCAGCAATCACGCAACCAAACTTTGTCAGAGAGGGAGTTTTGGTGTGGGTTCCGTCAATTTGGTTATGCGCGCGAATTTACAAAGCTATAACATCTCACAACTACGCACACTTGCTGATGCACCTCTAGGGAGATATCGCCCAACTTCCCCCGGTCCTACCACTAAAGCCGCCACTCCGAAGGCTGCGGATTGTTCCACCACTAGGACGAACAAATGGGCAACCACGACACCACGGAAAGGGGACTTGAGATCGGAATGTGAACTGGCGCGGCTCGCTATCACGCGACAAGTTGAGCAACGCCGTTTTGAAAAAAATGTTCGTGCCTTGTTAAAGAAGGAGCGCGAAGCACGTGAATGCATTGACGAAGTTTGTAAAGCGACCATGGAGGATTGCCGCGTGGAGTTTGAAGAAgcattaaaacaaaaaattgtgaccgcaaaaacaagaagatcaTAA
- a CDS encoding queuine tRNA-ribosyltransferase, putative: protein MPVATQATLKGVTVEQLESLDVEIILGNTYHLGLRPGEDILNEITRRKNANSSTDSRNTSKRVRDNMDGIHFLQGWKRNILTDSGGFQMVSLLRLANITEEGVRFQSTHGGGGGKIVVDDNEAKTSVASAEVPDDGEYSLLLKPEDSIRIQNAIGGDIMMQLDDVVHVLTTGPRVEEAMRRTIRWLDRSLAANANPEKQGIFGIVQGGLDSGLRSICMEEMVKRKACKGYAIGGLSGGEAKEQFWAIVAQCCKTLPNDKPRYCMGVGYPEDIIVCIALGVDMFDCVYACRTARFGSALTSRGKIQVSKKVYANDMGPLDPECNCMTCKTFTRAYLHIVAAKESIGATLLSYHNLAYLINLTRGAREAILSGTFVEYVQKFFLGYYPARDYPKWIVDALASVSVELPR from the coding sequence ATGCCCGTCGCTACTCAAGCTACTCTGAAAGGTGTAACGGTGGAGCAGTTGGAATCCCTCGATGTGGAAATTATTCTTGGAAACACGTACCATTTGGGTCTAAGACCAGGGGAAGATATACTTAATGAGATAACACGGCGTAAGAATGCAAATTCCTCTACGGATTCCCGAAACACCTCAAAGCGAGTTCGGGATAACATGGATGGGattcattttcttcaggGTTGGAAGCGAAATATTCTTACCGACAGCGGGGGGTTTCAGATGGTGAGTCTCCTTCGACTGGCTAACATTACGGAGGAAGGTGTGCGATTTCAGTCCACAcatggtggtggcggtgggaAGATAGTGGTCGACGATAACGAGGCGAAGACCTCCGTTGCCTCTGCTGAGGTGCCAGATGATGGTGAATATAGTTTGTTACTTAAGCCTGAAGATAGTATTCGCATTCAAAACGCTATCGGTGGTGACATTATGATGCAACTCGACGATGTTGTGCACGTGCTCACAACTGGACCGCGCGTGGAGGAGGCTATGAGGCGCACGATACGATGGTTAGATCGCAGTCTGGCGGCAAATGCAAATCCAGAAAAACAGGGAATATTTGGCATCGTGCAAGGTGGGCTGGACTCAGGGTTGAGAAGTATTTGCATGGAGGAGATGGTCAAACGTAAAGCGTGCAAAGGTTATGCTATTGGTGGTTTGAGTGGTGGTGAAGCAAAGGAGCAGTTTTGGGCAATTGTTGCTCAGTGCTGTAAAACTTTGCCTAATGACAAACCACGGTACTGTATGGGTGTAGGATATCCAGAGGATATTATAGTTTGTATAGCGTTGGGCGTCGATATGTTTGATTGTGTTTATGCGTGCCGCACTGCAAGGTTTGGGTCGGCACTAACATCTCGAGGAAAAATCCAAGTGTCCAAAAAAGTTTATGCAAACGATATGGGACCACTAGACCCTGAGTGCAACTGTATGACATGCAAAACCTTTACTCGCGCTTACTTGCACATTGTTGCAGCGAAGGAATCTATTGGGGCTACACTCCTATCGTACCATAACTTGGCGTACCTCATCAATCTAACACGCGGTGCACGGGAGGCGATTCTTAGTGGTACATTTGTCGAATACGTACAGAAGTTTTTTTTAGGATATTACCCGGCACGGGATTACCCAAAGTGGATTGTTGATGCACTTGCTTCTGTCAGTGTTGAGCTCCCCCGCTGA
- a CDS encoding splicing factor 3A, putative — translation MFGGVLEKIRLFEADIERHIDSIVQQLLIEDISNKRHQLLRDYFIIQQAEAVEPIAEKLLDIYLDQDDIVSAQEAPAEGEAVYSNALKEFEARIADIREYHRTFRDVPTVKCELDLPDVNALDNVFTLAERYGSCLDLEAHYHRYSNFMLSTSKRALETNHTVGTAWPGRVEYLTFVTSVINIILNDVDPYRKVYGFWSYKEFVEELLKYLVHFHKRVLVMESDVLESTLAKCDADAEEFWSKLVEHKKSVVTISSTAVALPGTSGKSVSSLHAPAPLRRYVKAFALWPITYVESVTPSEIEKPPSLEEVKAVVHIEAKIVVLLQTLLFEHLQETEKVLLRDYSKTVEELEWERDNMQAEFLRSVEEAKKRCATTVEGSVVQAAQHEVAVAFAPEEGKEVPTANGVLAPGTKAGDTNDQLLDSDGKPVARWLVCLQQLHKRFYCEVCGGTVYIGPKVFKDHFGAERHAEGLRRLGVTLHLKNYEGISSIRKVIEMRDKVMGNSRSLRKRIHADQEDEEMQDAQGNVITAGAYRKFQMSRKTG, via the coding sequence ATGTTTGGTGGAGTTTTAGAAAAGATTCGGCTTtttgaagctgacattgagcGTCACATCGACAGCATTGTACAGCAACTACTCATTGAGGATATCTCGAACAAACGTCATCAGCTTCTTCGAGATTACTTTATAATACAACAAGCTGAGGCTGTTGAACCCATTGCTGAGAAACTATTGGATATTTATCTTGATCAGGACGATATTGTGTCAGCCCAGGAGGCTCCGGCGGAGGGTGAAGCAGTTTACAGCAATGCGCTGAAGGAGTTTGAGGCTCGCATTGCTGACATCCGGGAGTATCACCGAACCTTTAGAGACGTTCCTACGGTGAAGTGTGAGCTTGATCTACCCGATGTGAATGCACTTGATAACGTTTTTACACTCGCAGAGAGGTATGGCAGTTGCCTTGACCTGGAGGCCCATTATCATCGGTACAGCAACTTTATGCTTTCGACCAGCAAACGGGCACTTGAAACAAATCACACGGTGGGGACTGCATGGCCTGGTCGGGTTGAGTATCTTACCTTTGTGACCAGTGTTATAAACATAATACTCAATGATGTGGACCCTTATCGCAAGGTATATGGCTTCTGGTCTTATAAGGAATTCGTGGAGGAGTTGCTCAAATACCTGGTTCATTTTCACAAACGTGTACTGGTAATGGAAAGTGATGTACTTGAATCAACACTCGCCAAGTGCGATGCGGACGCTGAGGAATTCTGGTCGAAGCTTGTGGAGCATAAGAAATCTGTAGTAACCATTAGTAGCACAGCTGTGGCGCTACCGGGGACATCTGGGAAGTCTGTATCCTCGCTGCATGCCCCTGCACCACTGCGGAGGTATGTGAAGGCATTTGCACTGTGGCCCATAACTTACGTGGAATCCGTTACACCTTCTGAGATTGAGAAGCCACCTTCACTCGAAGAAGTCAAGGCTGTGGTGCACATTGAGGCAAAAATCGTTGTCTTGCTTCAAACTCTTTTGTTCGAACACCTACAAGAGACAGAAAAGGTTCTTCTGCGTGATTACAGTAAAACAGTGGAGGAACTGGAGTGGGAGAGGGATAACATGCAGGCGGAGTTCCTTCGATCTGTAGaggaggcaaaaaagagatgCGCCACCACTGTTGAAGGAAGTGTTGTACAGGCTGCCCAACATGAGGTTGCTGTTGCCTTCGCCCCCGAGGAGGGTAAAGAGGTTCCCACAGCTAATGGCGTTTTAGCACCCGGGACGAAGGCGGGCGATACCAACGACCAACTACTCGATAGTGACGGGAAACCAGTTGCACGGTGGCTGGTGTGTTTGCAGCAACTGCATAAGAGATTTTACTGCGAGGTATGTGGTGGAACTGTATATATTGGTCCCAAGGTGTTCAAGGACCACTTCGGTGCGGAGAGACATGCGGAAGGGTTGCGACGACTTGGTGTTACTCTTCACTTGAAGAATTATGAAGGTATTTCGTCCATACGTAAGGTAATTGAGA